The Silene latifolia isolate original U9 population chromosome Y, ASM4854445v1, whole genome shotgun sequence sequence AAcatcccaaggaacaagtgttccccgagacaaaataaaataagatagaaTTCAACAATTAATTGgcaaacaaaaccgtgctccccggcaacggcaccaaaatttaataggctttgtcgcacacctaatcaaagataaattccctagacacaaataaatgtagtaataggggtcgaacacaaggagatgagagttattaattagttgttatggggtgaattctATGAAGTTCGGTTATCGTATGATTGCTTGGTTTGATTGGTAAACTTGtgataaaacaaaaataaaggaatagtctagggaggtcgggtcacacatgcaaattatgtaaatgctcaagttaAACATTGGAGCTGCTAATGTCGCTAATTGTTTAAGCTTAAAAACAACCACCTcccggccttattgtcaaccatagatcggGTCCTAAAGAACTCTCGTTTTGACTAGGTCGTTCTActaacacatgtttagtctaattcattttcgtgcctctcgacttataaaagtgaattaacaaatttaatctaagatagtgatcattTATCAAACACTAAGACTAACAATAGAATGCAAACATGTGaaagaaacaatgaaacgatattataacatcctaaatcaacaattgcaagaactacttatgcatggtttcccttattccctagacaaaattaactactcttgcataatgtaaattaaactaatgacaaatgataaagtgatcataattagtaaaaggaaatgacaaaggaaaaaaaaagtagtactagaaatgagattacctttataatggaaatagaactttttttttttggtgaaatgtaagaattCCATTAATAACCGTAACAAAAGTTACAACACCATTTTTTTGGTTACACAACAATTTCAATTCCTAAGAAGGAATCTACATATGCAATTTAACACTACTTAGCCACATAACATCTCGACTTACTAAATTAGGCTGAAGACGTGAACTAACTCGCATTTTAAGTAACTTCATTATCTGTGAGATAACTAGAGTAGGTCTAAGAATACAGCCAGCAACTCTAGCCTGATTACGCTGGATCCAGATGTGATATTGTGCTGCAAGAACAGCGCACAGCAGGACCCCTTTCTTCAACTTTGAATGCTGTCCAGAAGCTATAAGGTGTACCAAGTCAGTTGCAGGAAGAGCAACAACCAACAGTTGACCAAGCTCATCAAAGATCTTCCTTGCATATTCACATGTCTGAAACAAGTGAATATGATTTTCTATCCCCTTGCCACATAATAAGCAGTCAGCAGCAGCAGCTATACCTAGTGACAGCATCCTCTCCTTGAGAAGAAGAGCCTCTCTAGCCACAAGCCAAGCTATAAATTGATGTTTAGGGATGCACCAAGTATTCCAGATCTGTTTGTGCCATGTTACAGTCTGGAATTTCTGTCTGAGAAGCTCATAACCACTTTGAATTGTATAGCCTTTAGTATCTAACACCCATTGCCCATTGGAATAACCAGCAGCCAGTTTATCTTTGATCCTACAAACTGACTTCCAACCCCAACTGATGTCAGTCCCAGGTTGATAATCATCCCAACATTGGCCCTTTAAGTAGATTTGATTAACCCACTTCACCCAAAGTCTGTCTGGATTGTAATATATCCACCATACTAATTTGCCCATAGCTGCAATGTTCCAGACATGACTGTCTCTAAGTCCCAGTCCCCCCTCAGACTTGGGGGAGCATATTTTCTCCCAACTCACTCTTGGACATCTGATAAAGTCAGGCCCTCCATCCCATAGATAATTCCTACATATGGAATTGACTTTGTTGAGCACACCCTTAGGTATAACAAAGATATTCACCCAGTAGTTGTAAAGAGCAGTGAGGACAGAGGACACTAATACCAATCTCCCAGAGTATGACAATTTTTTGGAACCAAAACTTCTTATGCGAGTGATTAGTTTCTCCACCAGAATACTACAATCCATTTTAGACATTCTGCCACAGGTAATGGGGACTCCAAGATACCTGAAGGGCAGGAGGCCTTCTTGAACCCCAGAAATTTGTGGTATCTCATGCTTAACATCACTAGGGACCCCATTAAAAAAAAGCATTAGTCTTGGTAGGATTCATTTGGAGACCAGAGGCATGAGAAAAGGTGGAGAAGGATCTCAAAATAACCATAATAGACTTCACATCTCCTTTGCAGAATAGTAatagatcatcagcaaacatcaggtGGGACAATCTCAAGGGACTACAAAGAGGATAGAATTTGAAAGGAAATGTAGCAGTGGTATAGGCTAAGATCCTACTCAAATACTCTATAACAATAGTGAAAAGAAGGGGGGACAGGCGGTCTCTCTGCCTCAGACCTTTAGCACCCTTGAAATGTCCAAAAGACTCACCATTAAGAACAAGAGAATATGAAGCAGTTCTTGTGCACTCCATGATTAGATGAATAAAGAAAGGAGGGAAATTCAAGTAGGTAAGCATTTGTTCCAAGAAATCCCAATTAACTGAGTCATAGGCTTTTTTTAAGTCTACTTTGAGCATAAACCTAGGTGACACAGACTTCCTCTTATAACATCTAATCACATCCTGACAAATTAGGATATTCTCCACTATACTTCGACCTTTAATAAACCCACCCTGGCTATCACTAATAATATGAGGAAGAATTTGAGCTAGCCTGTTGCACAACAACTTAGAAATACACTTATACACTatggaaatagaacttgaatatagaagaacaaatACTTTAAATGGAAATCGCAAATGATCTTGAAATGtttaaaggaaattacaataaagaaatacttaagggaaatctaatctaacctaaactaagaactgaaatgagagtataaaagtggtgtaaaaggtgtgtaagaagtgtgttcgaggtcccggatcaacaccctttatataggagtgAAGGGACTAACGAAAATAAGGTAGATTAAGGGCACCCCGAGCGGAGCCCCCaacccgatcggggtcgtgatgTTCTTGATTATTTCTCTTAATTCCATCTTAAATTTGCAAGAAATCCAAAGCTACGCCTTAATGCCTCTTAATTCCTCCGTCTGTAAGCATAAAAAGGGATACTAAGCTTAGCTCTCTCCACATGAACTTGGACTTTACTTTGGGCTTTTATTTTGTATGATCATTTTGCATATCAACTCAAGCTTCATACTTCTTACTTGGGCTTGGAAATTACGAAAATACTCTTTCGAGGTCATGCTTAGTtttttagcctcgtgaacttatGTGCTTGCTAGTTTGACAGGGAAAAGCTACTAAAAACTTAATAATCTACATAATGCAATGAATACGAtcaaacacaactagaacacggaattagctcattaGATCACTAAGATTAGTGCAAATGgcatgtaaaatagagctaaaataaggggttaaaatgtatataaaatagaCTTATCATCGCACATCCAACTCATTCTTGGCTTTCTCAAGAATCTAAAACATGCATCCACTGAGGCGTTTGCTGGCGTGATATCAAGTCGAAGTAAATTAGTCAGAATATGGATGTGGACTTGAAAATGATGCATATAGATACACTCACTTGGGCCAGGGCCAACATTATCATTACCTCAATGCCTCAAAAGAGGGACCGCGCCTAGGCAGAGTGAGGATGGCAGATCATAGAACCGAGTTATACAATACTTAAACAAAAATAAGGTTATCCTACCAAAACATCCAGCTAGGATGAGTTTCAACTTTCAGGAGCTACATGCTATATAGAAGGTTCTGAATACTTGAATTGTCACTTCTTTCAAAGGTTCCTGCATCATGAAAAACAAGCCGAAGAAGACCAGCAACATTCCCTTTCGTCAAAATCTTCCTTACTTCATTTCTTATAATTTGGTCCCTATAAGTTTTCAACCTTCACATACAGTATAAAGTTAATGGACAGCAATATAAAGTTGCCAAGAAGAGGGAATAATTAAGATTCATCCATCACAAATGTATGACACTCTATATGTCCAAACATGAGTTTACATTTATAGAAGCGAATGAAAGTCATAGTATTGATCTTAAAGCCTTCAACGAAAATACTTTTATGGAATACAACAAAGGAAGAAAGAGTACACATACAATATATTGAAGACCACAAAAACACACTTCCAGTAGTCAATGCCAAAGAGCATAGTTAATTGAGACAAACTAAGATTAAGTCAAACAAGTAAACATTTCTCTTAGTCAAAATAATttgtatacaaccaataaatcaACCAAAAATCTAATACATTGCACATGACAAAATATCAAAATAGTATAAAAGTAAATCACCTATAAAGTGACAAAACATTACTCTTGAGTCTTGAAGTTTCATTTTTGATGGAATCAAACGGAAAAGATTTGTTAGTATTTAGCAACCATCACTAACTTGTGTATATAGAAAATGATAAAGTAAACTACACAATAAAAGTCATTTACTAATCACCAACATGGAACCATCAACAGAGAAAAATTGAAATGTTGGTGATGCTCATATGCAGGTTTTGAGCTGTTGTAAATTCATGTAAATCTTTTGATATTTACTAACAATAAACTAGTGCACAATATGTGCCTTAACAAcaaattaatgcatatttaagtaaacttaaaagggatgGTATAATGCAATCCTTTTGGCGAAAAGGTTTCAACTGGTGAGTGTGTTCATAGCTTAGTAATTATAGACCACCATACTATTAAACTAACATAAAATCAATGAACACACAACAATACTCATGTAATACTACACAGGTAAATCAATTCGTTACCAAGTAGTACCAAATTGAGAAGCCAAAGCAAGATCAAACACCTGGTATGATAGTGAATGGAAGTGAAAACACTCACGCATGAAGTGAAAGTTTCAAACTTTCATGGCACTTGTAAGAGTTGCAACATAAAACAAATCCTTCAGTTTTGTTCTTTTTTGAATATTCATGTCAATTATTAAAATAGCATATCTAAATAAATGGGTGTATAAAATTTAGTTTAGTTAACTGAATCTGCTATCTCCCTTATTCAACTGAACTTCAGTAGAAAACTAATTATCTCCCAATCGACTGAAATTTAATTGAAAGCCCTAACCCTAAATTTTAATTGAACCCGAacattgataataataataataataataataataataataataataataataataataataataataataataataataataatagaatctCTAAACATAAATTGATAAGAAAACCGAAATTCAGTGAGAAACGAAATCAAATCCTTGAAAAACAGATGATTTTCGATGACTTCtcaaaaaaattgaaagaaaACATCATACCTGATTGCGAACTGCCTGCTAAAGCAAAGGCCGACACATGAGGGATCTTGGGTAGTGGTGGTCGACGCTAGCGGGAGTAGACGGAGTTGACGGTGGTCGGCGTGGGAAGTGATGATGGAGAAGCCAATTAATAATATATGCCATTATTGTTTATGGCTTGCCTGGAATGCATGAAATAAATAGGGGGTAAATTTTAATTGGGTGATATTAGTGGGGAAGTTAATTACTTGGGTAATGAGTTCCTTGAAGATAGGTTTGGCATAGGAGTAATAATTACTGAGAAgatgttttactcccttaatcattacataggggggagggtgggtaatgtattaccccttcATGAGGGTAAGATTCgggaggtgaataattactctcataACAAACATGGAAAACACACCTTACATATCACTCACTTATTCATTTCCCCACTTTTACCGTCAATCCAAGCAAACCCTTaggaagatgaagaagtaatgaaATTAATTATGTGAATGCAACAGTGTTTTTGATTATTCTTAATGTCAAGTTGTAATTGAGGCTACCACAAACATCTAAAACgacatttttttattaaaaaaaaactttatcACCTAACATTGTTTTAGCATCGTTAATATCGTTGGCGTTTTTAATTTGAAACCGCCATAAATAAGTTCTATTATCACGTAGCTTCTTAATTTAAACCGTCACAATAGACCTCTTACAATTTTAAAATTCGTTCCTGCCAATTTTTTTGGGCTTTTTGCAGCGTTTCTATTGGAAGCGCCACGATAAGGGCGTCACGCTAGAGGTTTTTTCTACTAATGCTAGTTCCCCTCTTCAATTTAAAGGTGAAAATGTTCCCAGGCAAGCTCCGTTGTAGGTGGTCGGGTCCTTTTAAAGTAATGGACATCTCTCTCTATGGTGCATT is a genomic window containing:
- the LOC141629146 gene encoding uncharacterized protein LOC141629146 yields the protein MDCSILVEKLITRIRSFGSKKLSYSGRLVLVSSVLTALYNYWVNIFVIPKGVLNKVNSICRNYLWDGGPDFIRCPRVSWEKICSPKSEGGLGLRDSHVWNIAAMGKLVWWIYYNPDRLWVKWVNQIYLKGQCWDDYQPGTDISWGWKSVCRIKDKLAAGYSNGQWVLDTKGYTIQSGYELLRQKFQTVTWHKQIWNTWCIPKHQFIAWLVAREALLLKERMLSLGIAAAADCLLCGKGIENHIHLFQTCEYARKIFDELGQLLVVALPATDLVHLIASGQHSKLKKGVLLCAVLAAQYHIWIQRNQARVAGCILRPTLVISQIMKLLKMRVSSRLQPNLVSRDVMWLSSVKLHM